The proteins below come from a single Corvus hawaiiensis isolate bCorHaw1 chromosome 20, bCorHaw1.pri.cur, whole genome shotgun sequence genomic window:
- the DHRS11 gene encoding dehydrogenase/reductase SDR family member 11, giving the protein MERWTGRVALVTGASVGIGAAVARALVQHGMKVVGCARSVDKIEKLAAECQSAGYPGTLIPYKCDLSNEEEILSMFSAIKTLHQGVDVCINNAGLARPEPLLSGKTEGWRTMIDVNVMAVSICTREAYQSMKERNIDDGHIININSMNGHSVVPQSVVHFYSATKYAVTALTEGLRQELREAKTHIRATCISPGLVETGFAFKLHDNDPERAAATYESIRCLKAEDMANAVIYVLSAPPHVQIGDIQMRPTEQIS; this is encoded by the exons atgGAGCGCTGGACCGGCCGCGTCGCGCTGGTCACCGGCGCCTCCGTGGGCATCGGCGCGGCCGTGGCGCGGGCGCTGGTGCAGCACGGCATGAAGGTGGTGGGATGCGCCCGCAGCGTCGACAAGATCGAG aagctggcagcagagtgccaGAGTGCCGGCTACCCGGGGACGCTGATCCCGTACAAGTGTGACCTGTCCAACGAGGAGGAGATCCTCTCCATGTTCTCGGCCATCAAGACCCTTCACCAGGGGGTGGACGTCTGCATCAACAACGCGGGGCTGGCCCGGCCCGAGCCCCTGCTCTCGGGGAAGACGGAGGGCTGGAGGACCATGATAGAT GTCAATGTGATGGCTGTGAGCATCTGCACCCGGGAGGCCTACCAGTCCATGAAGGAGAGAAACATCGACGATGGGCACATAATTAACATTAACAG CATGAATGGCCACAGCGTGGTGCCCCAGTCCGTGGTGCATTTTTACAGTGCCACCAAGTACGCGGTGACAGCGCTGACCGAGGGGCTGCGGCAGGAGCTGCGGGAGGCCAAGACCCACATCCGAGCCACA TGCATATCTCCAGGACTGGTGGAAACAGGATTTGCTTTTAAACTTCATGATAACGACCCCGAGAGAGCTGCTGCAACCTATGAAAGCATTCGG TGTCTCAAGGCTGAAGACATGGCCAATGCTGTCATCTATGTCCTCAGTGCCCCTCCTCACGTACAG ATCGGGGATATACAGATGAGGCCCACGGAGCAGATCTCGTAG